A region from the Cellvibrio sp. PSBB006 genome encodes:
- a CDS encoding type I polyketide synthase — MKHESNPVSDSTAIAVIGMSCRFPGADNIDQFWNNLKNGVESVEILNEQDLRESGITADIYGHPNYVRSAPILNNVEMFDAGFFGFSPGEAKILDPQRRLFLMCGWEVFEDAGYNPYSLDIPVAVYGSAGVTQYYNAKLCGNDEIYKTAGEQQILISNDKDHLPTHLSYKLNLKGPSINVNTACSSSLVAVHLARMSLLLGECDMAIAGGASVMVPHKAGYMYVEDSILSRDGHCRAFDEDGSGTLWGSGCGVVLLKRLEDALRDNDNIRAIIRGSAINNDGNEKVGYTAPSVEGQSEVVIQALASADLEPRDISYIEAHGTGTKLGDPIEVAALVNVFEEFEQSDSSCLIGSVKPNIGHLGAAAGIASFIKGVLALENKQIPPSINFSRPNTKIDFANSPFKVNNALTEWTQDIRRLGVSSLAVGGTNCHIVMEEAPLRVQPPSTVNGHIALLLSARTNTALAQQASNLANYCLNTDDAALEDIAYTLQFGRNSFEKRAVIFVENIGDAIVKLDKLSAGEGDAYCHADNHASFLYPSQIANARLDSIKRWLNQETINWMEDGIAIGNRIPLPTYPFEMQRYWIDFDRKQTDLSREFKLNNKTGAPGEWFYEQSWQRKTLRPLLPEELITGAQWLVFSNNNNFCNKLIQSLIDIGESVVVVTQGDSFEKIGEGRYKLNPSRFTEYDLLVQNLQDSFELPSRVLHLWAVESRNREPSSANMETFRSTQFKCYYSVLNLVQSLNRHKFNSNLSIKVLTSDMHDITGGEKIRPEKASIIGLVKVLQQEFQNISCQTIDLYLPTKNSEEENELLQQIGKEIRNDNAEIICAFRNSRRWVQSYERIEINAEISKNSPLKKGAFIWCMTVWLVSAWKYPRRY, encoded by the coding sequence ATGAAACATGAATCAAATCCAGTCTCCGACTCTACAGCTATCGCTGTCATTGGTATGTCCTGTCGCTTTCCCGGTGCCGATAACATCGACCAATTCTGGAACAACCTCAAAAATGGTGTGGAAAGCGTTGAGATTTTGAATGAGCAGGACTTAAGGGAAAGTGGTATCACAGCAGACATATACGGCCATCCAAATTATGTCCGATCTGCTCCGATATTAAACAATGTCGAGATGTTTGACGCTGGATTTTTTGGCTTCAGTCCGGGAGAGGCAAAAATTCTTGACCCACAACGTCGTTTATTTCTGATGTGCGGTTGGGAGGTATTTGAAGATGCGGGTTACAACCCTTATTCGCTGGATATTCCCGTCGCAGTCTACGGCTCTGCAGGAGTGACCCAATATTACAATGCAAAGCTATGCGGTAATGACGAAATCTACAAAACAGCTGGCGAGCAGCAGATTCTTATTAGCAATGACAAAGATCATCTTCCGACTCATCTCTCTTATAAATTGAATTTAAAAGGGCCGAGTATCAACGTCAACACAGCATGTTCATCATCCCTGGTCGCAGTGCATCTGGCTCGCATGAGTTTGTTACTGGGAGAATGCGACATGGCCATCGCTGGTGGCGCGTCAGTGATGGTTCCCCACAAAGCGGGATATATGTATGTGGAAGACAGTATCCTATCACGGGATGGACATTGCCGCGCATTCGATGAGGACGGCTCCGGTACTTTATGGGGAAGTGGCTGTGGCGTGGTGTTGTTAAAACGTCTTGAAGATGCTCTGCGTGACAATGACAATATTCGCGCGATTATTCGCGGTTCGGCTATCAATAACGATGGCAATGAGAAAGTCGGTTACACCGCTCCAAGTGTTGAAGGACAGTCGGAGGTCGTCATACAGGCATTGGCTTCGGCAGATCTGGAGCCGCGCGATATTTCTTATATTGAAGCTCATGGAACTGGCACTAAACTGGGCGACCCGATCGAAGTGGCAGCACTGGTTAATGTTTTTGAGGAATTCGAACAATCTGATAGTTCATGCTTGATAGGCTCTGTAAAACCAAACATTGGCCATCTTGGTGCTGCTGCTGGAATTGCTTCTTTTATCAAAGGTGTGCTCGCGCTTGAGAATAAGCAAATTCCACCTAGCATCAATTTTTCAAGGCCCAACACTAAAATTGATTTCGCTAACTCTCCCTTCAAGGTTAACAATGCCTTAACCGAGTGGACTCAGGACATAAGGCGTCTTGGTGTGAGTTCTCTTGCCGTTGGCGGCACCAATTGCCATATCGTCATGGAAGAAGCGCCACTGCGAGTTCAACCCCCGTCAACAGTTAATGGCCACATCGCCTTACTCCTAAGTGCTCGAACTAATACGGCTCTCGCGCAGCAAGCATCAAATCTCGCCAACTATTGTTTGAATACGGATGATGCAGCTTTGGAGGATATCGCCTATACGCTTCAGTTTGGCCGGAACAGTTTTGAAAAGCGGGCCGTTATATTTGTCGAAAATATCGGTGATGCTATCGTCAAGCTGGATAAGCTCTCTGCCGGCGAGGGTGATGCCTATTGCCATGCAGATAACCATGCCAGCTTTTTGTATCCATCCCAGATCGCAAATGCCAGACTCGACTCGATAAAAAGATGGTTAAATCAGGAAACGATCAACTGGATGGAGGATGGCATCGCTATTGGCAATCGTATCCCTTTGCCAACCTATCCGTTTGAAATGCAGAGATATTGGATCGATTTTGATCGTAAACAAACAGACCTCTCCCGGGAGTTCAAGCTGAATAACAAGACCGGAGCACCCGGCGAGTGGTTTTATGAACAATCCTGGCAACGTAAAACGCTACGCCCGCTTTTACCGGAAGAATTGATAACCGGTGCTCAATGGCTGGTGTTTTCCAATAACAACAATTTTTGTAATAAGTTGATTCAATCCCTGATCGATATTGGTGAGTCGGTCGTTGTTGTCACCCAAGGTGATAGTTTTGAAAAAATTGGCGAGGGGCGTTATAAGCTGAATCCATCCCGCTTCACGGAATACGACTTACTGGTGCAAAACCTGCAGGATTCCTTTGAGCTACCCAGTCGGGTATTGCACTTATGGGCTGTGGAGAGCCGTAACCGTGAACCCTCATCGGCAAATATGGAGACATTCCGTAGTACGCAGTTTAAGTGCTATTACAGCGTGCTAAATTTAGTGCAGTCCCTAAATCGCCACAAGTTCAATAGCAATCTTTCCATTAAGGTTCTGACCAGTGACATGCACGACATCACTGGCGGCGAAAAAATTCGCCCGGAAAAGGCCTCCATTATCGGCCTGGTAAAGGTTCTGCAGCAGGAATTTCAGAATATCTCTTGCCAAACGATCGACCTGTATCTACCAACCAAAAATTCCGAAGAGGAAAACGAGCTTCTGCAACAGATTGGCAAAGAAATCCGTAATGACAACGCAGAGATTATTTGTGCTTTCCGCAACAGCCGTCGCTGGGTCCAAAGTTATGAGCGCATTGAGATCAATGCAGAGATCAGCAAAAATAGTCCCCTCAAAAAGGGGGCATTTATCTGGTGTATGACGGTTTGGTTGGTATCGGCTTGGAAATATCCAAGACGTTACTGA
- a CDS encoding flavodoxin family protein, whose product MRIFAVNGSPNRDGNSATLTRILLDAAKAKGAQIDYVNIYDYKVTDVWENYFGDALYKKFEKAEDDDMPLLKDKMASADIILLASPIYWYQLSGKLKTFVDRWTDTINPDFSSDLRGKGLALVSTHTGVNAINASNILQLAMDSTAEFLGMQWLGGIECSSKMPFTTGRNAGHEIIAADFGEKLAQGQNLLGAPVFG is encoded by the coding sequence ATGAGAATCTTTGCAGTTAACGGTAGCCCAAATCGTGATGGTAATTCTGCCACTTTGACACGCATTCTTCTTGATGCGGCCAAAGCTAAAGGGGCACAAATAGATTATGTCAATATCTATGACTATAAAGTCACCGATGTATGGGAGAACTACTTTGGTGATGCCTTATATAAGAAATTCGAAAAAGCAGAAGATGATGATATGCCACTACTTAAGGATAAGATGGCTTCCGCTGATATCATCCTCCTTGCGTCGCCTATATATTGGTATCAATTATCTGGAAAATTAAAAACCTTTGTTGATCGTTGGACCGACACAATAAATCCGGATTTTTCTTCTGATTTACGCGGCAAGGGCTTGGCTTTGGTTTCTACCCATACCGGTGTTAATGCAATTAACGCTTCTAATATCCTACAGCTGGCGATGGACAGCACAGCAGAATTCCTGGGTATGCAATGGCTGGGCGGCATCGAATGTTCTTCTAAAATGCCTTTTACTACTGGCCGCAATGCAGGACACGAAATTATCGCGGCTGATTTCGGTGAGAAGCTCGCTCAAGGCCAAAACCTGCTGGGCGCCCCGGTTTTTGGTTAA
- a CDS encoding MBL fold metallo-hydrolase translates to MRVDNLNTVNVYWCRVSSGRSINYSWIVADKLTRQAVIIDPAWELTTITKIIHKYSLQLKAVLVTHHHHDHINLADSVSALYRIPAFISKSEMDFYALPKEGFITFTDGQILSIAGMEIRAILTPGHTAGSTCFLIDDALFTGDTVFNEGCGMCVGRGADAAQLFISLRRLKREIRDPVKVYPGHRYLTELGAQWDTLKKMNIYLNIKDEETFINFRMRAESIKNAFVFI, encoded by the coding sequence ATGCGGGTCGATAACCTTAATACAGTGAATGTGTATTGGTGTCGCGTATCAAGCGGCAGGTCAATTAACTATTCCTGGATTGTTGCCGACAAACTAACGCGCCAGGCAGTGATTATTGATCCTGCCTGGGAGCTAACCACGATAACGAAAATTATTCATAAGTATTCGCTGCAATTAAAAGCTGTTTTGGTCACACACCATCATCATGATCATATTAATTTGGCAGATTCTGTTTCAGCTTTATATAGAATCCCCGCCTTTATATCAAAAAGTGAAATGGATTTTTATGCGCTGCCAAAAGAGGGGTTCATAACGTTTACAGATGGTCAGATTTTATCAATCGCAGGGATGGAGATAAGAGCGATCCTGACTCCCGGCCACACCGCAGGAAGTACATGTTTTCTGATTGACGATGCGCTATTTACCGGCGATACGGTTTTTAATGAAGGCTGCGGAATGTGTGTCGGGCGCGGAGCTGACGCTGCACAATTGTTTATCAGTTTGCGTCGACTTAAAAGAGAGATTCGTGATCCCGTCAAAGTCTATCCCGGACATCGCTATTTAACTGAGCTGGGAGCTCAATGGGACACACTGAAGAAAATGAATATTTACCTCAACATCAAAGACGAAGAAACATTCATAAACTTTCGAATGAGGGCGGAAAGTATAAAAAATGCCTTTGTTTTTATTTAA
- a CDS encoding phosphopantetheine-binding protein — MYDGLVGIGLEISKTLLSDYQATVLVLGDVSMPPQQDWDTWVATHDPKEDISVKIDGFKELAELGGIFLAPMPHDNDVTQLSEIVAKAEKQYGRFNGVIHCSGGSANGHVRAVNKASHELTERDFITVPYALMALDSVFEKRDLDFRLVMSSLGSILGGILFVSYGSSNCLAASFAEYSNAFKPYRWNVQCWDSWDIEWKIVDYKNTTLHDNITDRLRAIALTVDEGLDCFHRSLAYNSRYHITISSTDLQARIDKWVNKQTMEGFKADTSKTQKRHPRPAISTDFSEPINALEKTLASAFEKLLDIDAVGRHDNFFELGGHSLLATQLITELRSTLNADMAISDVLESPTVEKLGMILQAENNVAAEIEPV; from the coding sequence GTGTATGACGGTTTGGTTGGTATCGGCTTGGAAATATCCAAGACGTTACTGAGTGATTACCAAGCTACTGTACTGGTTCTGGGTGATGTATCTATGCCACCACAGCAAGATTGGGATACTTGGGTGGCTACCCACGATCCCAAAGAAGATATTTCCGTGAAGATCGACGGCTTTAAGGAATTGGCCGAACTCGGCGGTATTTTCCTCGCACCGATGCCGCACGACAATGATGTCACCCAACTATCAGAAATTGTCGCAAAAGCGGAAAAACAATACGGTAGATTCAACGGTGTGATCCATTGTTCCGGTGGTTCCGCAAATGGCCATGTACGTGCAGTTAATAAAGCTTCTCATGAGCTCACTGAGCGTGACTTTATCACCGTACCCTACGCATTGATGGCTCTGGATAGCGTATTTGAAAAACGAGACCTGGATTTCCGCTTAGTGATGAGTTCCCTCGGTTCGATCCTGGGTGGAATTCTATTTGTCTCCTATGGTTCATCCAATTGTCTGGCTGCTTCATTTGCTGAGTACAGCAACGCATTTAAACCGTATCGCTGGAACGTGCAATGCTGGGACTCGTGGGACATTGAATGGAAGATTGTGGATTATAAAAACACCACACTTCACGATAACATTACGGATCGCTTACGGGCCATCGCATTGACAGTTGACGAAGGGTTGGATTGTTTCCATCGCAGCCTGGCTTACAACTCTCGCTATCACATAACAATTTCCTCCACAGACTTACAAGCACGTATCGACAAGTGGGTGAACAAACAAACCATGGAAGGTTTCAAAGCCGATACATCCAAAACGCAAAAACGACACCCACGTCCGGCCATCAGTACCGATTTTTCAGAACCAATCAATGCATTAGAAAAAACCCTGGCCTCTGCATTCGAGAAGTTACTGGATATTGATGCCGTAGGGCGTCATGACAACTTCTTTGAACTGGGCGGACATTCACTGCTGGCGACCCAGCTGATTACCGAACTGCGCAGCACGTTGAATGCTGATATGGCTATCTCAGATGTGCTGGAGAGTCCTACTGTGGAAAAGCTCGGGATGATCTTGCAAGCTGAGAATAATGTCGCGGCTGAGATTGAACCGGTTTAA
- a CDS encoding amidohydrolase, which translates to MNTTHQTPHETADLIYRNATIYTVNTESPWAEAIAIRGNKILAVGDGESILAYQGETTKVINLNGAFVMPGIHDMHCHPDWALAGEFSYYQHWPQFPQSVKEMEDKLLALDKELPEDDWIYAGPINPFAFQQEGLGMDCHWLDKLLPHRKIALIDGGHHTLLTNSTTLTLAGITEDSLDPSNGCIIRFEDGKPNGLFQEGAQTLIKAVMPEIPVKDFMGMFAKGAKLLHAQGITSAKFLHLNTPRLTALRELDRQQRLNLKIEASISWKDDVVCVPDRWELMAGKRFEFMSDHINANSVKFYLDGIPPNRTTFEKSQFNLGGTLPRIKGNKFEVHDHRDHDHAAMSEHSSCCLSGGFGVVNFTFAELCVMVEDMDRRGIRVVAHAIGDQAAHWYVSAVERARKINGNQGPRHQIAHSNSILNKDIKRARDANMIIEFSPQMWWPSQITAALWRLYDKEKADRYWPFREAEDENAFYCFGSDWPVHGLQWWNAIEAMVTRRNPNKDPEFDYSMGENMGLSIEEAIRALTIRGAYAMNNEDRTGSLEAGKDADFIVLNHNLLEIAQDEIHSTQVLRTIFEGAEVYNQKDHQ; encoded by the coding sequence ATGAATACGACACATCAAACACCCCACGAGACCGCAGATCTCATTTATCGCAATGCAACTATTTATACCGTGAATACCGAATCTCCCTGGGCGGAAGCTATTGCAATCAGAGGCAATAAAATCCTGGCTGTTGGGGATGGGGAAAGCATCCTGGCGTATCAAGGTGAGACAACAAAAGTTATTAATCTCAATGGCGCGTTCGTAATGCCGGGCATCCATGATATGCATTGCCATCCTGATTGGGCATTGGCTGGTGAATTCAGTTATTACCAACACTGGCCTCAGTTTCCCCAGTCCGTAAAGGAAATGGAAGATAAGTTACTGGCATTGGACAAGGAGCTACCTGAAGATGATTGGATCTACGCTGGCCCCATAAATCCTTTTGCCTTCCAGCAGGAAGGACTTGGCATGGATTGCCATTGGCTCGACAAGTTATTGCCTCACCGTAAAATTGCGTTAATTGATGGCGGTCATCACACCTTGCTTACCAACTCCACAACGTTAACGCTGGCGGGAATAACTGAGGATTCCCTGGACCCGTCCAATGGTTGCATTATCCGCTTTGAGGACGGCAAACCCAACGGACTGTTTCAGGAAGGCGCACAAACATTAATTAAAGCTGTGATGCCCGAAATTCCGGTAAAAGATTTTATGGGAATGTTTGCCAAGGGTGCAAAATTATTACATGCGCAAGGTATTACATCCGCCAAGTTCCTTCATCTAAACACGCCGCGACTCACTGCCCTGCGTGAGCTGGACCGACAACAACGTTTAAATTTGAAGATTGAAGCCAGTATTAGCTGGAAGGACGACGTGGTCTGTGTTCCAGACAGATGGGAACTTATGGCCGGAAAACGCTTTGAATTTATGAGCGATCACATTAACGCAAATAGCGTGAAATTTTATCTTGATGGTATTCCTCCAAATCGTACTACATTTGAAAAATCCCAGTTCAATCTTGGTGGAACTCTTCCGAGGATTAAAGGCAACAAATTTGAAGTTCATGACCATCGTGATCATGATCATGCAGCCATGAGTGAACACAGCTCATGCTGTTTAAGCGGTGGCTTCGGTGTGGTGAATTTCACCTTTGCAGAACTGTGTGTCATGGTGGAAGATATGGACCGTCGCGGCATCCGTGTCGTTGCTCATGCCATCGGTGATCAGGCAGCCCACTGGTACGTGAGCGCCGTTGAACGCGCTCGAAAAATTAATGGAAATCAAGGACCTCGACATCAGATCGCTCACAGTAACAGTATTCTCAACAAAGACATCAAACGTGCACGCGATGCAAATATGATTATCGAGTTTTCACCGCAGATGTGGTGGCCCAGCCAGATTACCGCTGCGTTATGGCGCCTCTATGATAAGGAAAAAGCGGATCGTTACTGGCCGTTCCGCGAAGCAGAAGACGAGAACGCATTTTATTGTTTCGGTAGCGATTGGCCGGTACACGGGCTGCAATGGTGGAATGCTATTGAGGCCATGGTGACCCGTCGAAATCCAAATAAAGATCCCGAATTTGATTACTCGATGGGCGAGAATATGGGTCTATCCATAGAGGAGGCCATTCGAGCACTCACCATACGCGGCGCTTACGCAATGAACAATGAGGACAGAACCGGATCATTGGAAGCGGGGAAGGATGCCGATTTTATTGTGCTGAATCACAACCTGCTTGAAATCGCCCAGGATGAAATTCACTCCACGCAAGTGCTACGCACTATCTTTGAGGGTGCGGAGGTTTATAACCAAAAGGACCATCAATAA
- the fabD gene encoding ACP S-malonyltransferase, whose translation MSIQRNHSAITKPVVFMLPGQGSQYYQMGRDLYEHLPRFRYWMETLDKKVQERVGFSVIEDLFHTSHGKSKPFIDLARSHPAIVLVEYSLAKTIMETGITPDYFVGASLGEFSAAALGEAISLDTLFDLVLHQGEQLGTEKSNLGMTSVLIEAHRLLPIIEKYGCEVAGEHSASHFVIAGYKAALDMCHAVFKSEDIPFQPLTVNQAFHCSLLDTEKNKLLPFILAHHYAGLNKPLFSCATKEKMLSIPQDHFWRVIREPIYFRSTIQLIEREGPCIYLDLGPSSTLTNFAKMNIGNDSQSKFFSVMDPFGSDLNRLEKLLGYFGKELAALNHNTQQGSGPMNAYVFPGQGSQFISMGKDLFREFPDIVATADQILGYSIENLCTQDQEKKLNLTQYTQPALYVVEAMSYLKAAREHGEPHVVAGHSLGEYSALFAAGVFDFATGLKLVKRRGELMSTAKVDGGMAAVLNIDSERITGILRKGNLSGIDVANFNKPTQTVIAGPKDQLATAARLFERAGANFIPLNVSAPFHSRYMKSIEVEFSDYLQQFSFKPPRVPVISNVTARPHDPSTIKNLLAQQISHPVRWTETICYLMGQGDFNYLELGPGDVLTKLITSIVQHCEPIQSDEPLHKYPPMHASAHGLSSSSRNNDTSEISPTADEKKVIGDDQGLSDFFNVRSNYVIRPLDCQQHELISELSKSGSLTFAAITHDAIVNDADALNKILSLNKIYPNLGVGITADIIYPERETSLINSLLRSTVRHFYAKHYYRVSAALTKLRVKTALRDKDRGTLMVEVGSLEEARNFLRPPERKIVENLLSSGEITPQEAAQALDINLADAIVYNGDWRELQSLVQMRDDLFKPDSPSSQRKPYIGSTGSIGSPISIARAMNCGADFVCAGDIFLCTQESGLDTTAKNLLQSADNSNFIQIPDADLFEFGRKLSVINSQSDYIHAATSLYSLWKKEPSLDAMSDAGKVYLETHFFHEGLAIAWNNLVSENIYFSNEEIAAANTNSRIKMTLLFKHYLKKLRNRSPLHVNELDREIADLNQWLNKNGESPWNNRGAYSAVNNLIDAAVVVTNQNMKLVSSQAFG comes from the coding sequence ATGTCAATACAGCGCAATCACTCGGCGATTACCAAACCTGTTGTGTTTATGTTGCCGGGCCAGGGAAGCCAGTATTATCAGATGGGAAGAGATCTTTATGAACATCTGCCTCGGTTTCGGTACTGGATGGAGACACTCGATAAAAAAGTTCAGGAACGCGTTGGGTTTTCCGTCATTGAAGATTTATTCCACACAAGCCACGGAAAAAGCAAACCTTTTATAGATCTGGCCAGGTCCCACCCGGCAATCGTGCTCGTGGAATACTCTCTAGCAAAAACGATCATGGAAACAGGAATTACACCAGACTATTTTGTCGGAGCCAGTCTTGGTGAGTTTTCTGCAGCCGCACTTGGCGAAGCAATATCTCTGGATACATTGTTCGATCTGGTACTACACCAAGGCGAGCAGTTGGGTACAGAAAAGAGCAATCTGGGCATGACATCTGTATTAATAGAGGCACATCGGCTACTGCCCATCATAGAAAAATACGGATGCGAAGTTGCAGGCGAGCACAGTGCATCACACTTTGTTATCGCCGGCTATAAAGCTGCTTTGGATATGTGTCACGCAGTATTTAAGTCCGAAGACATTCCCTTTCAACCACTTACGGTAAACCAGGCATTTCATTGCAGCCTTCTGGACACAGAGAAGAACAAGCTGTTGCCATTTATCCTGGCGCATCATTATGCAGGCTTAAACAAACCTCTGTTTTCGTGCGCCACAAAAGAAAAAATGCTTTCTATTCCCCAGGATCACTTCTGGAGAGTTATCCGCGAGCCTATTTACTTTCGCTCGACAATTCAACTTATTGAAAGGGAAGGTCCCTGTATTTATCTGGATCTTGGCCCATCCTCCACATTGACCAATTTCGCCAAAATGAATATCGGCAATGATTCACAATCCAAATTTTTTTCCGTCATGGACCCCTTTGGCAGCGACCTTAACCGCCTTGAAAAACTACTTGGCTATTTCGGGAAAGAGTTAGCTGCCCTGAATCACAACACACAACAAGGTAGTGGCCCTATGAACGCTTATGTTTTCCCTGGTCAAGGCTCTCAGTTTATTAGTATGGGAAAAGATCTATTTCGTGAATTCCCCGATATCGTTGCCACGGCAGACCAGATCCTTGGCTACTCCATAGAAAATTTGTGCACCCAAGATCAGGAAAAAAAGCTGAACCTGACCCAGTATACTCAGCCAGCACTGTATGTAGTTGAAGCCATGTCTTACCTGAAGGCGGCACGCGAACACGGTGAGCCGCATGTCGTTGCCGGGCACAGTCTGGGGGAATACTCTGCGCTCTTTGCCGCTGGTGTATTTGATTTTGCTACCGGTCTTAAGCTGGTTAAACGCCGTGGGGAATTAATGAGTACGGCAAAGGTTGATGGCGGCATGGCGGCAGTCCTTAACATTGATAGCGAACGAATTACCGGCATCCTCCGCAAAGGAAACCTTAGCGGAATCGACGTAGCCAATTTCAATAAACCAACCCAAACAGTGATTGCCGGACCCAAAGATCAGTTGGCCACCGCCGCTCGTTTGTTTGAGCGAGCGGGCGCCAATTTTATTCCCTTGAATGTCAGTGCACCATTCCATTCTCGCTATATGAAATCTATAGAAGTCGAGTTTTCCGACTATTTACAACAATTTTCATTTAAACCACCGCGTGTACCCGTTATATCAAACGTGACAGCACGTCCACATGACCCTTCTACAATCAAAAACTTGCTTGCACAGCAAATAAGTCACCCTGTTCGTTGGACGGAAACTATTTGCTACCTGATGGGCCAGGGCGACTTCAATTATCTGGAGCTGGGCCCTGGTGATGTATTAACAAAATTGATCACCAGTATCGTGCAGCACTGCGAACCGATTCAGAGTGATGAGCCCCTGCACAAATATCCTCCGATGCACGCATCAGCGCACGGTCTATCGTCATCCTCACGAAATAACGATACCAGCGAAATCAGTCCGACAGCTGATGAAAAGAAGGTCATTGGGGATGATCAGGGTTTGTCTGATTTCTTCAACGTTCGGTCCAATTATGTAATCAGACCCTTGGACTGTCAGCAGCATGAGTTAATCAGCGAGTTAAGTAAGTCAGGATCACTGACGTTCGCAGCAATAACGCACGACGCTATTGTGAACGACGCAGATGCTTTAAATAAAATTTTATCACTCAATAAGATATACCCCAATCTGGGTGTCGGTATCACAGCGGACATTATTTATCCCGAGCGTGAAACTTCACTGATAAATAGCCTATTGCGTTCCACCGTCCGACATTTTTATGCGAAACATTACTATCGCGTTTCCGCCGCCTTAACCAAACTGCGTGTTAAGACAGCGCTACGCGACAAAGATCGTGGAACACTGATGGTTGAAGTTGGTAGTCTGGAAGAAGCCAGAAATTTTCTACGCCCACCAGAAAGAAAGATTGTAGAAAACTTATTGTCTTCCGGCGAAATCACACCTCAGGAAGCCGCTCAAGCATTGGATATCAACCTTGCTGACGCCATTGTTTACAACGGTGACTGGCGAGAGCTTCAATCGCTTGTTCAAATGCGTGACGATCTATTCAAGCCTGATAGTCCCTCCAGCCAAAGGAAGCCTTACATTGGTAGTACGGGCTCCATTGGATCCCCTATATCTATTGCTCGCGCTATGAATTGCGGAGCGGATTTTGTTTGCGCTGGTGATATTTTTCTTTGTACGCAAGAGTCCGGCCTGGATACCACGGCCAAAAATTTACTGCAAAGTGCTGATAATTCAAATTTTATACAGATTCCTGATGCGGACCTTTTCGAGTTCGGTAGGAAATTGTCGGTCATAAATAGCCAATCCGATTATATCCATGCCGCCACCAGCTTATATTCGTTATGGAAAAAGGAGCCTTCGCTTGATGCCATGAGTGACGCTGGAAAAGTTTATCTGGAAACTCACTTTTTTCATGAAGGTTTAGCGATTGCCTGGAACAATCTGGTATCAGAAAATATTTACTTCAGTAATGAGGAGATCGCCGCGGCAAATACCAATTCGCGCATTAAGATGACGTTGTTATTCAAGCATTACTTAAAAAAATTACGGAACAGGTCACCTTTACATGTGAACGAGCTGGATCGCGAAATTGCTGACTTAAATCAGTGGTTAAACAAAAATGGAGAATCGCCATGGAATAACCGAGGCGCTTACAGTGCGGTCAATAACCTAATTGATGCGGCGGTCGTTGTAACTAACCAGAATATGAAACTGGTTTCTTCACAGGCTTTCGGATAA